From the genome of Aspergillus chevalieri M1 DNA, chromosome 8, nearly complete sequence, one region includes:
- a CDS encoding uncharacterized protein (COG:S;~EggNog:ENOG410Q1H7), protein MSVEYRNRLRLADRIYREGEISFPCKRCSKMSERRPVECKRIPSTQKCGHCVRSGRKCERDVHAESEWKRIDRERERIASQLEEAERQSDELLMKVMRLRKQKRFLESRNLKMLDNDFGALEGMGEESSVPDEDLQEFERLLDAEAAQLAATSNNPSLTQMMNSPSFWENFDSAVAGGIPSPTGGNQSSSR, encoded by the coding sequence ATGTCAGTTGAATACCGCAATCGTCTGAGGCTGGCTGATCGGATTTATCGTGAAGGCGAGATATCTTTTCCTTGTAAGCGTTGTTCGAAAATGAGTGAGAGACGCCCTGTCGAGTGCAAGCGAATTCCTTCTACCCAGAAATGTGGCCATTGTGTCCGTTCTGGTCGCAAATGCGAGCGTGATGTTCATGCAGAGTCTGAGTGGAAACGAATCGATCGCGAGAGAGAGCGTATTGCTAGTCAGCTTGAAGAGGCTGAGCGTCAGTCCGATGAGTTGTTAATGAAAGTGATGCGTCTTCGCAAACAGAAGCGTTTTCTTGAATCGCGGAATTTGAAAATGCTGGATAATGATTTCGGTGCGCTGGAAGGAATGGGAGAAGAGTCTTCTGTGCCTGATGAAGATCTTCAGGAATTTGAGCGCCTTcttgatgcagaggcagcTCAACTTGCTGCGACATCAAACAATCCTAGTttgactcagatgatgaattctccttccttctgggagaacttcgattctgctgtcgctggtggtattccttcaccaactggtggcaaccagtcaagttcgcgatag